In Microvirga sp. 17 mud 1-3, the genomic window CCGGCCCGCAACGTCGTCCTGTTCCACACGGCTTTCAACCTCGGGGTCGCAATAGTCGGTCTCCCGTTCGTGGGCCTCCTGGCCAATCTTCTCGAGCGCTGGGGCAACGAGCCTAAGGGCGCTGTCGACGAGGGTCAGCCGCGCCACCTGGAGCCAAGCGTGCTCGGCACGCCATCGGAGGCCCTGGCCTGTGCCATGAGGGAATCCCTGCGCATGGGAGAACTTGTCGACACCATGCTCAACAACGTGCTGGCTGTGATCGAGGGTAACGACCAGAAGCTTCTGAAGGATATCGAGAAGGCGGACGATACGGTGGACCGGCTCCACGAAGCCATCAAGCTCTATCTGGTCGAAGCATCCAAGGCCGCCATGTCTGACGAGGAAAGCCGCCGTCTGCTGGAAATCCTGACCTTCACGACCAACCTCGAACATATCGGCGACATCATCGACAAGAACCTCGTCGAGCTTGCGGCCAAGAAGATGCGGCGACAGCTGTCGTTCTCGGCCGAAGGGCTTGCGGAGATCCGTACCTTCCACAGCCGCGTCACGGAAACGATGCGCATGGCCTCGAATGTGTTCGCCACCCGCGACATCAGCCTGGCGAGACGGCTTTTCGCGGACAAGAGCACCATGCGCGCGGCGGAGCGGAACGCGACGGAGAGCCACTTCGTGCGCCTGAAGGACGGCCGGCCGGAATCGATCGAGACCAGCTCCATCCATATCGACATCATTCGAGATCTGAAGCGCATCCACGGCCATCTCACGGCCACCGCTTACCCGCTTCTCGAGGCGCAGGGTGACCTGGCTGAATCGCGGCTCCGGCAGAGGAATGCCCAGGAGACGCCGGACATGACGGCATCTTTGAGCGGGCGTGCCTAAGCAGGCTTCGTGTATTCTGATAGAAAAGCCCGAAGAGCAGGGACTGTCGAGACGGGATTCTACAATAGCGCATCGATCCTGCTACGGCAGGTGATGTTGCGGCCCGGACTGATGCCGGGCCGCCAGAGCCTACTATCCTGCGCGCGCCAGTTCCGCGCTCAGGCGGCCAATGGCATGCCGCTGTTCCATC contains:
- a CDS encoding Na/Pi cotransporter family protein; the encoded protein is MDATRTLIQLIGSVALMLWGVYLVRSGVSEALGAQLRRLVAASSRNRLTAFTSGLVGTTLLQSSTAMALIIGSFAGRGIIGLSAALAVMLGADVGSTIAAQLLAFDIKWFWAILVAGGFGLFSARESAKSVARAIIGLGLLLLALQELGLAAAALRESPTVRLVLGAVAEEPMIALIVAALLTWAAHSSLAIVLFIMSLAGSGVISMPEGLVLVLGANIGGAFAPWVALSGSPPAARRVPLGNLLMRGVVGLLVLPFISFIAQEMSLWIQDPARNVVLFHTAFNLGVAIVGLPFVGLLANLLERWGNEPKGAVDEGQPRHLEPSVLGTPSEALACAMRESLRMGELVDTMLNNVLAVIEGNDQKLLKDIEKADDTVDRLHEAIKLYLVEASKAAMSDEESRRLLEILTFTTNLEHIGDIIDKNLVELAAKKMRRQLSFSAEGLAEIRTFHSRVTETMRMASNVFATRDISLARRLFADKSTMRAAERNATESHFVRLKDGRPESIETSSIHIDIIRDLKRIHGHLTATAYPLLEAQGDLAESRLRQRNAQETPDMTASLSGRA